A region of Thermus caldifontis DNA encodes the following proteins:
- a CDS encoding AMP-binding protein, translating to MARKRSLSTVQAALRILAYLAEHPEGVGVKEVARLLGKSLSTAYALLNSLAEEGFAVKTERGYRLGQAKPLRLETTPLEEALEELYLRTRERCYLALLTPEGIRLKTRGRQGQPHPLGETLPEETHALALGKVFLAYGVLPPPPLRPKTPYTLTDPLALEEELSRVRESGLAVEMEEYALGLSALAAPLFDPEGQLLGALGVVVPARRFPFAFSRLARSLSEVAQVSPYLKPPAPPPLPPPVEANLKVEVVAPPAPLQERANLKDYAEVYRASLEDPEAYFGGFAQEFYWQVPWQRAFDPESRRWFVGGCTNAALNALDRHLPERAQQLALITLDGDGELSKWTYRELQSLSARLAGVLLDLGVRPGDRVALYLPTGVEAALSLLALARIGAVHVALPVGLGPEALRERLLQSQARMLLAADGYFRRGQLIPLRPVVEAALSGLDLPVLWHTRGTTEFLERASEGKPAEAIPVPAQHPLFILYTSGSTGKPKGVVHGHGGYMVGVGWALRYLFDLKPGEVFHTTADLFWVVGHSFGLYAPLFLGGTSLLVEDRPDHPSPAAFYERLRRLGVDVLLTSPTVLRGLRRHGEARPTSLRLVGSVGEALAPEVWRWTRENLAWPLDNWWQTELGAPALATPLTLPAKPGFVGVPLPGVEARVVDAEGRVLPPGAKGHLVLLRTGPAHMVDLLGGESPWRGGLYWTGDLATWDGEGYFRILGRSDEVIKAGEARLGTAEVEAAALTHPQVAEAAAIGIPGEEGEEIAVFVVPRREVPDELKSLLAEKLKAHLLRHLGPVPPPRILFAESLPRTRSGKILRRLLKAQLLGLDPGDVSGLEEEYGGGKAP from the coding sequence ATGGCCAGGAAGAGGAGCCTTTCCACGGTCCAGGCGGCCTTGCGCATCCTGGCCTACCTGGCCGAGCACCCGGAAGGGGTGGGGGTGAAGGAGGTGGCCCGCCTTTTGGGGAAGAGTCTATCCACCGCCTACGCCCTTTTGAACAGCCTGGCAGAGGAAGGCTTCGCCGTGAAGACGGAGCGGGGGTACCGCCTGGGCCAGGCCAAGCCCCTCCGGTTGGAGACCACGCCCCTCGAGGAGGCCTTGGAGGAACTCTACCTCCGCACCCGGGAGCGGTGCTACCTGGCCCTTCTCACCCCGGAGGGAATCCGGCTTAAAACCCGAGGCCGGCAGGGCCAGCCCCACCCCCTGGGGGAAACCCTCCCTGAGGAAACCCACGCCCTAGCCCTGGGCAAGGTCTTTTTGGCCTACGGGGTTTTGCCCCCACCCCCCTTGCGCCCCAAAACCCCCTACACCCTCACGGATCCCCTGGCCCTGGAGGAGGAGCTTTCCCGGGTGCGGGAGTCGGGGCTGGCGGTGGAGATGGAGGAGTACGCCCTGGGGCTTTCCGCCCTGGCGGCCCCCCTTTTCGACCCCGAGGGCCAGCTTCTGGGCGCCTTGGGGGTGGTGGTCCCCGCCAGGCGCTTCCCCTTCGCCTTCAGCCGTCTGGCCCGCTCCCTTTCCGAGGTGGCCCAGGTCTCCCCTTACCTCAAGCCCCCAGCCCCCCCGCCCTTACCCCCACCTGTGGAGGCCAACCTGAAGGTGGAGGTGGTGGCACCCCCTGCCCCCTTGCAGGAAAGGGCCAACCTCAAGGATTACGCCGAGGTGTACCGGGCGAGCCTCGAGGACCCCGAGGCCTATTTCGGCGGCTTCGCCCAGGAGTTTTACTGGCAAGTCCCCTGGCAAAGGGCCTTTGACCCGGAGAGCCGGCGCTGGTTCGTGGGTGGATGCACCAACGCCGCCCTCAACGCCCTGGACCGGCATCTGCCCGAGAGGGCCCAACAACTGGCCCTCATCACCTTGGATGGGGACGGGGAGCTCAGCAAATGGACCTACCGGGAGCTCCAAAGCCTTTCCGCCCGCTTGGCGGGGGTGCTCCTGGACCTAGGGGTAAGGCCCGGGGACCGGGTGGCCCTCTACCTGCCCACCGGGGTGGAGGCAGCCCTAAGCCTCCTGGCCCTGGCCCGGATTGGGGCGGTCCATGTGGCCCTGCCCGTGGGCCTAGGGCCGGAGGCCCTAAGGGAAAGGCTTTTGCAAAGCCAGGCCCGCATGCTCCTCGCCGCTGACGGCTACTTCCGCCGGGGCCAGCTCATTCCCTTGAGGCCGGTGGTGGAGGCCGCCCTTTCCGGCCTGGACCTGCCGGTGCTCTGGCACACCCGGGGCACCACGGAGTTTTTGGAACGGGCCTCGGAGGGAAAACCCGCGGAGGCTATCCCGGTTCCCGCCCAGCACCCCCTTTTTATCCTCTATACCTCGGGTTCCACGGGAAAGCCCAAGGGCGTGGTCCACGGCCACGGGGGGTACATGGTGGGGGTGGGCTGGGCCTTGCGCTACCTCTTTGACCTCAAGCCGGGGGAGGTCTTCCACACCACCGCCGACCTCTTCTGGGTGGTGGGGCACTCCTTCGGCCTCTATGCTCCCCTCTTCCTGGGGGGCACCAGCCTCCTGGTGGAGGACCGGCCCGACCACCCCAGCCCCGCCGCCTTTTACGAGCGGCTAAGGCGGCTGGGGGTGGACGTGCTCCTCACCTCCCCCACGGTCCTAAGGGGCCTGCGCCGGCACGGGGAAGCCCGGCCCACCTCCTTGCGCCTGGTGGGAAGCGTAGGGGAGGCCTTGGCCCCAGAAGTGTGGCGCTGGACCCGGGAGAACCTGGCCTGGCCCCTGGACAACTGGTGGCAGACGGAGCTGGGGGCCCCAGCCCTGGCCACCCCCCTCACCCTCCCCGCCAAACCGGGCTTCGTGGGGGTACCGCTACCGGGGGTGGAGGCCCGGGTGGTGGACGCCGAAGGCCGGGTCCTGCCCCCTGGGGCCAAGGGGCATTTGGTCCTCCTCCGCACCGGCCCCGCCCACATGGTGGACCTCCTTGGGGGGGAAAGCCCCTGGCGGGGCGGGTTGTACTGGACCGGGGACCTCGCCACCTGGGACGGGGAGGGCTACTTCCGCATCCTGGGCCGCTCCGATGAGGTGATCAAGGCCGGGGAGGCCAGGCTGGGCACCGCCGAGGTGGAGGCGGCCGCCCTCACCCACCCCCAGGTGGCGGAGGCGGCGGCCATCGGCATTCCGGGGGAGGAAGGGGAGGAGATCGCGGTCTTCGTGGTGCCTAGAAGGGAGGTCCCGGATGAGCTTAAGTCCCTTCTAGCGGAAAAGCTCAAGGCCCATCTCCTAAGGCACCTGGGGCCTGTCCCTCCACCCCGGATCCTATTTGCGGAGAGCCTGCCGCGCACCCGTAGCGGCAAGATCCTAAGAAGGCTTTTGAAGGCCCAGCTTTTGGGCCTTGACCCCGGGGATGTCTCGGGATTGGAGGAGGAATATGGCGGTGGAAAAGCTCCTTAA